Proteins encoded by one window of Vibrio algicola:
- the rsxD gene encoding electron transport complex subunit RsxD, whose amino-acid sequence MAFFITSSPHVHVKRNTSNIMMWVALCLLPGIGAQTYFFGYGVLIQVVYAVLLAWFFEAAVMLLRKRSPLTALKDNSAMVTGMLLAVSIPPLSPWWLMAIGLFFAIVIGKHLYGGIGQNLFNPAMVAYVVLLISFPVQMTSWLAPEVVTSLHLHFSDCVKLIFSGYNGDGLSLLQVRTGIDGVTMATPLDTFKTSIRAGHTASEIMQQAPYSGLFGIGWQWVNIAFLFGGAVLLKMRIIQWQIPTAMLLSLFVMSVLTSLFDPGMTASPALQLLSGATMLGAFFIATDPITASTTTKGRLYYGCMIGVVVFLIRSWGGFPDGVAFAILLANMSVPLIDYYTKPRTYGHTR is encoded by the coding sequence GTGGCGTTTTTTATTACCAGCTCACCGCACGTTCATGTCAAACGCAATACCTCCAACATTATGATGTGGGTAGCCTTATGTTTACTCCCTGGTATTGGCGCACAAACCTACTTTTTCGGTTACGGTGTATTAATTCAAGTTGTATATGCAGTCTTATTAGCTTGGTTTTTTGAAGCTGCGGTCATGCTGCTAAGAAAACGCTCACCTTTAACCGCATTAAAAGATAATAGTGCTATGGTGACCGGCATGCTACTTGCGGTTTCGATACCGCCACTCTCTCCTTGGTGGCTAATGGCAATTGGTTTGTTTTTTGCCATTGTGATCGGTAAACATTTATACGGAGGTATTGGACAAAACCTCTTTAACCCTGCAATGGTCGCGTATGTGGTACTACTGATTTCATTCCCAGTACAAATGACCAGTTGGTTAGCACCAGAGGTGGTCACTAGCTTGCATTTGCACTTCTCTGATTGCGTCAAATTAATTTTTAGCGGCTATAACGGCGATGGTTTATCACTATTACAAGTGCGAACCGGTATTGATGGTGTCACTATGGCAACCCCACTGGACACGTTCAAAACATCCATTCGTGCTGGGCATACTGCCAGTGAGATCATGCAACAAGCCCCTTACAGTGGTTTATTTGGCATAGGCTGGCAATGGGTTAATATTGCATTCTTATTTGGTGGTGCAGTGTTATTAAAAATGCGCATTATCCAATGGCAAATACCCACTGCAATGCTGCTAAGCTTATTCGTGATGAGTGTCTTAACCAGTTTATTTGATCCAGGAATGACGGCCTCGCCAGCACTGCAATTGTTATCTGGTGCAACGATGCTAGGGGCATTCTTTATTGCGACCGATCCTATTACGGCCTCCACCACCACCAAGGGACGTTTGTACTATGGCTGCATGATTGGTGTAGTGGTGTTTTTAATTCGTTCTTGGGGCGGTTTCCCTGATGGCGTTGCATTTGCCATCTTACTGGCCAATATGTCGGTACCGTTAATTGATTACTACACCAAGCCCCGTACTTACGGCCATACAAGGTAA
- the rsxC gene encoding electron transport complex subunit RsxC, producing the protein MSSLIEQIRHGQLWDFPGGIHPPENKDQSSHTTMVFPQLADEFILPLKQHIGRPGDICIKVGDHVLRGQQLTHANLAFMVPVHAPTSGTVTAIEKRTIAHPSGLSDLCIIIKPDGLDTWIEKQATPNYQDVDPEALIEKIRQSGISGMGGAGFPTARKLHTGLAKTKILIINAAECEPYITADDRLMRDFAEEVIQGVQVIQHILKPEVTIIGIEDNKKEATAALELAAKEVDLVIRVIPTKYPSGGAKQLIKVLTGREVPSKAHSAAVGVLMQNVGTAFAIKRAIVDGEPLIERVVTLTGDSFAQKGNVFARLGTPISSLLEQFGYKADKRHPRLIIGGSLMGFTLPHPHVPITKITNCILAPKRKELAPASQEMACIRCTACAEVCPVSLLPQQMQWYAKAQDYDKCEEYHLSDCIECGACAYVCPSEIPLVQYYRQAKSEIWTRNQEAKEAERAKLRFEERQQRLERDKQERENRFKQAADKRRGEMNKTAGGDDAIAAAIARVKAQQATLTPDTTTVKPAVAAAIARAKAKQAAAAKAGQSEPDNSEMMKLREERKRVAREKKAQLQAQAESKCETDKETNTEADTDKQDISAEPEAKSTPAPAPKNAAVAAAVARAKARKAEQQAQQQTQADSETEADIDTDTDNQNNSAEPETKSTPAPTPKNAAVAAAVARAKARKAEQQAQLQDQTDSKSDTDTDTDTDKQNISMEPETKSMSAPAPKNAAVAAAVARAKARKAEQQAQQQAQQQAQPDSHSESQVAGAEKLMAQTEQSDAVAEKAQPTSDLSLDDLFDIPVFIGKNKQEKK; encoded by the coding sequence ATGTCGTCTTTAATTGAACAAATTCGTCACGGTCAACTCTGGGATTTCCCCGGCGGCATTCATCCGCCGGAAAATAAAGATCAATCATCACACACGACTATGGTTTTTCCACAACTGGCCGATGAATTTATCCTGCCATTGAAACAGCACATTGGTCGTCCGGGGGATATCTGCATTAAAGTTGGCGATCATGTCTTACGTGGTCAGCAACTTACTCATGCCAATCTCGCCTTTATGGTGCCGGTCCATGCGCCGACATCTGGCACGGTCACCGCGATAGAAAAACGCACTATCGCTCACCCATCTGGCTTATCTGATCTGTGCATAATTATTAAACCCGATGGACTCGATACTTGGATTGAAAAACAAGCCACACCAAACTATCAAGATGTCGATCCCGAAGCTCTGATCGAAAAGATCCGCCAGTCGGGTATCTCAGGTATGGGCGGTGCGGGTTTTCCTACCGCTCGTAAGCTGCATACCGGATTAGCAAAAACCAAAATACTCATCATCAATGCCGCAGAGTGCGAACCTTACATCACCGCCGATGATCGCTTAATGCGCGACTTTGCAGAAGAAGTGATCCAAGGCGTTCAGGTGATCCAGCATATTCTAAAACCTGAAGTCACCATCATCGGCATTGAAGATAATAAAAAAGAAGCCACCGCCGCACTCGAACTCGCCGCCAAAGAAGTGGATTTAGTGATCCGTGTGATCCCGACCAAATACCCATCCGGTGGTGCGAAGCAATTAATCAAGGTATTAACTGGGCGTGAAGTGCCTAGCAAAGCGCACTCGGCTGCAGTCGGCGTACTGATGCAAAACGTCGGTACAGCTTTTGCGATTAAACGTGCGATTGTCGATGGCGAGCCTTTAATTGAACGTGTTGTGACCTTAACGGGTGATTCTTTTGCGCAAAAAGGCAATGTCTTTGCTCGTTTAGGCACGCCAATTTCATCACTATTAGAACAGTTTGGATATAAAGCTGACAAACGTCATCCTCGCCTGATCATCGGCGGTTCATTAATGGGCTTCACCTTACCGCATCCCCATGTGCCGATCACCAAGATCACCAACTGTATTTTAGCGCCAAAACGCAAAGAGTTGGCACCGGCTTCACAAGAAATGGCCTGCATCCGCTGTACTGCTTGTGCCGAAGTGTGCCCAGTGTCATTGCTACCACAACAAATGCAGTGGTATGCCAAAGCACAAGATTACGACAAATGTGAAGAATACCATCTGTCGGATTGCATCGAATGTGGCGCTTGTGCTTATGTTTGCCCAAGTGAGATCCCGTTGGTGCAATATTATCGCCAAGCCAAATCCGAGATCTGGACCCGTAATCAAGAAGCCAAAGAAGCCGAACGCGCTAAACTGCGTTTTGAAGAAAGACAACAACGTCTTGAGCGAGATAAACAAGAGCGTGAAAATCGCTTTAAGCAAGCGGCGGATAAACGTCGTGGCGAGATGAATAAAACGGCAGGTGGCGATGATGCGATAGCCGCCGCGATTGCTAGAGTGAAAGCGCAACAAGCCACACTCACGCCGGATACCACAACCGTGAAACCGGCTGTTGCTGCGGCCATTGCTCGCGCTAAAGCCAAACAAGCAGCTGCCGCAAAAGCCGGACAGAGCGAGCCTGATAACAGTGAAATGATGAAATTGCGTGAAGAGCGCAAACGAGTAGCGCGCGAGAAAAAAGCGCAACTACAAGCACAAGCTGAAAGCAAATGCGAAACCGACAAAGAAACCAACACCGAAGCTGATACTGACAAACAAGATATCAGCGCGGAACCTGAAGCTAAATCAACCCCTGCACCCGCGCCAAAAAATGCCGCCGTGGCCGCAGCAGTGGCTCGAGCTAAAGCGCGTAAAGCCGAACAGCAGGCACAGCAGCAAACACAGGCTGACAGCGAAACCGAAGCTGATATTGACACTGACACTGACAACCAAAATAACAGCGCGGAGCCTGAAACAAAATCAACCCCGGCACCTACGCCCAAAAATGCCGCCGTGGCCGCTGCAGTTGCTCGAGCCAAAGCGCGTAAAGCAGAACAACAGGCGCAGCTGCAAGACCAAACTGACAGCAAAAGCGACACCGATACCGATACTGACACCGACAAACAAAATATCAGCATGGAACCTGAAACTAAATCAATGTCTGCACCCGCGCCAAAAAATGCCGCCGTGGCCGCAGCAGTTGCTCGAGCCAAAGCGCGCAAAGCCGAACAACAGGCGCAGCAACAGGCACAACAGCAAGCACAGCCTGACAGTCACTCAGAAAGCCAAGTTGCGGGAGCGGAGAAACTCATGGCACAAACAGAGCAATCAGATGCCGTAGCAGAAAAAGCACAACCAACATCTGATTTATCGCTTGATGATCTGTTCGATATACCGGTCTTTATCGGCAAAAATAAACAGGAGAAGAAATAG
- the rsxB gene encoding electron transport complex subunit RsxB: MSTIVIAVAAIAALAAVFGVILGFASIRFKVEADPIVDQIDDILPQTQCGQCGYPGCRPYAEAIANGDAITKCPPGGQAGIEKLANLMGIDVPSDSANIEEAVKKVAFIHEDMCIGCTKCIQACPVDAIVGGTKAMHTVIKSECTGCDLCVAPCPTDCIEMIPVETTPDTWKWTLNTIPVVTDLSPATQNETANIEASADTASKSETVN, translated from the coding sequence ATGAGTACCATCGTTATTGCTGTTGCTGCCATTGCCGCTTTAGCCGCCGTTTTTGGGGTTATTCTGGGCTTTGCCTCTATTCGTTTCAAAGTCGAAGCCGATCCAATCGTCGATCAAATTGATGATATTTTACCGCAAACACAATGTGGTCAATGTGGCTACCCTGGTTGCCGTCCTTACGCGGAAGCGATTGCCAATGGTGATGCTATCACCAAATGCCCACCAGGCGGTCAAGCGGGCATTGAGAAACTGGCAAACTTAATGGGTATTGATGTTCCATCCGATAGCGCCAACATTGAAGAAGCGGTTAAGAAAGTCGCCTTTATTCATGAAGATATGTGCATTGGTTGTACTAAGTGTATTCAAGCTTGCCCAGTCGATGCGATTGTCGGCGGCACGAAAGCAATGCACACGGTGATCAAAAGTGAATGTACTGGCTGCGATCTTTGTGTTGCGCCCTGCCCGACTGACTGTATTGAAATGATCCCAGTTGAAACCACCCCCGATACTTGGAAGTGGACCTTAAACACTATTCCGGTTGTCACTGATTTATCTCCGGCAACCCAAAATGAGACTGCAAACATTGAAGCCTCTGCTGACACTGCATCCAAATCTGAAACCGTGAATTGA
- the rsxA gene encoding electron transport complex subunit RsxA, which yields MTDYLLLLVGTVLVNNFVLVKFLGICPFMGVSKKLETAIGMGLATTFVLTLASVCSYLVQTYILRPLGIEYLQTMSFILVIAFVVQFTEMVVHKTSPTLYRLLGIFLPLITTNCAVLGVALLNINENHNFIESIIYGFGAAVGFSLVLILFASMRERIAAADVPMPFKGASIAMITAGLMSLAFMGFTGLVK from the coding sequence ATGACCGATTACCTTCTCTTGCTTGTTGGCACCGTCTTAGTCAATAACTTTGTGCTCGTCAAATTCCTCGGCATCTGCCCGTTTATGGGCGTATCAAAGAAATTAGAAACCGCCATTGGCATGGGGCTGGCGACGACGTTTGTTCTCACTCTCGCGTCGGTCTGCTCTTATTTAGTTCAAACCTATATTTTGCGCCCATTAGGGATTGAATACTTACAAACCATGAGCTTTATTTTAGTGATTGCGTTTGTGGTTCAATTTACCGAAATGGTGGTGCATAAAACCAGTCCTACCCTTTATCGTTTATTAGGTATTTTCTTGCCCTTGATCACCACTAACTGTGCGGTTCTGGGCGTTGCTTTGCTTAATATCAATGAAAATCATAACTTTATAGAGTCAATCATCTATGGCTTTGGCGCGGCGGTAGGCTTCTCGCTAGTATTGATTCTATTTGCCTCAATGCGTGAACGTATTGCCGCGGCAGATGTTCCTATGCCATTTAAAGGTGCATCGATTGCGATGATCACCGCAGGTTTAATGTCACTCGCCTTTATGGGCTTTACTGGCTTGGTGAAATAA
- the uvrB gene encoding excinuclease ABC subunit UvrB, translated as MSKLYQLESAYDPAGDQPAAIEQLTDGLDSGLAHQTLLGVTGSGKTFTLANVIANAQRPTIILAPNKTLAAQLYGEMKAFFPHNAVEYFVSYYDYYQPEAYVPTTDTFIEKDSSVNAHIEQMRLSATKSLIERKDAIIVASVSAIYGLGDPDSYLKMMLHIRRGDILDQRDIIRRLAELQYTRNDMVFERGNFRVRGEVVDVFPADSEHDAVRIEMFDEEVECISIFDPLTGAIKQRDMARATIYPKTHYVTPREKILEAIEEIKLELVERQKHLRENNKLVEDQRITQRTQFDVEMMNEIGFCSGIENYSRYLSGRKEGEPPPTLFDYLPKDGLLIIDESHVTVPQIGAMYKGDRSRKETLVEFGFRLPSALDNRPLRFEEFEALAPQTIYVSATPSQYELDKSGDDVAEQVVRPTGLLDPEIEVRPVGTQVDDLLSEIHKRVAVNERVLVTTLTKRMAEDLTEYLTEHGIKVRYLHSDIDTVERVEIIRDLRLGEFDVLVGINLLREGLDMPEVSLVAILDADKEGFLRSERSLIQTIGRAARNLQGKAILYGDSITKSMKKAIDETDRRRAKQHAYNESIGATPQALTKSIQDIMELSHVGTRKGKKASNVVSLSKVAEQAAEYQALTPQQLDKRITQLENEMYQHAQNLEFEQAAHKRDEIEKLRAQFITNS; from the coding sequence ATGAGTAAATTATATCAATTGGAATCGGCCTACGATCCGGCTGGTGACCAACCTGCTGCTATTGAGCAATTAACCGATGGTCTAGATTCGGGCCTTGCTCATCAAACCTTATTAGGTGTTACGGGCTCGGGTAAAACCTTTACCTTAGCCAACGTGATTGCCAACGCGCAAAGACCGACCATTATTTTAGCACCGAATAAAACCTTAGCCGCGCAATTGTACGGCGAGATGAAAGCTTTTTTTCCTCATAATGCGGTTGAGTATTTCGTTTCTTATTACGATTATTATCAACCTGAAGCTTATGTTCCAACCACCGACACTTTTATTGAAAAGGATTCATCGGTTAATGCGCATATCGAACAAATGCGCTTGTCTGCCACCAAATCATTAATTGAACGTAAGGATGCCATTATTGTGGCGTCGGTTTCGGCTATTTATGGTTTGGGAGATCCTGATTCTTATTTAAAAATGATGCTGCATATTCGTCGTGGTGACATCTTGGATCAGCGTGACATCATCCGCCGTTTGGCCGAATTGCAATATACCCGGAATGATATGGTGTTTGAACGTGGTAATTTCCGTGTCCGTGGTGAAGTGGTGGATGTGTTTCCGGCTGATTCTGAACATGATGCGGTGCGGATTGAAATGTTTGACGAAGAAGTGGAATGCATCAGTATTTTTGACCCGCTGACTGGCGCGATCAAGCAACGGGATATGGCGCGCGCGACCATTTATCCTAAAACTCACTATGTGACCCCAAGAGAAAAAATTCTTGAAGCGATTGAAGAGATCAAGCTTGAGTTAGTTGAGCGGCAAAAACACCTGCGTGAAAATAATAAGTTGGTAGAAGATCAACGCATTACTCAGCGAACTCAGTTTGATGTTGAAATGATGAATGAAATCGGTTTTTGTTCCGGAATTGAAAACTACTCTCGCTACTTAAGTGGGCGAAAAGAAGGTGAGCCGCCACCAACCTTATTTGATTACCTGCCTAAAGATGGCTTGCTGATCATAGATGAATCGCACGTTACGGTGCCGCAAATAGGCGCGATGTATAAAGGTGACCGCTCGCGTAAAGAAACGCTGGTGGAATTTGGTTTTCGTTTGCCGTCAGCGTTGGATAATCGCCCGTTACGTTTTGAAGAGTTTGAAGCCTTAGCACCACAAACCATTTATGTTTCTGCTACGCCAAGTCAATATGAACTGGATAAATCGGGCGATGATGTGGCCGAGCAAGTCGTGCGGCCAACCGGATTACTCGATCCAGAAATTGAAGTGCGTCCAGTCGGCACTCAAGTCGATGATTTATTATCGGAAATACACAAACGAGTGGCAGTCAATGAGCGGGTATTGGTCACCACCTTAACCAAACGGATGGCAGAAGATCTAACCGAATACTTAACCGAGCATGGCATTAAAGTGCGTTATCTGCATTCAGATATTGATACGGTGGAACGTGTCGAAATTATTCGTGATTTACGTTTAGGTGAGTTTGATGTGTTAGTCGGAATTAACTTACTGCGTGAAGGTTTGGATATGCCGGAAGTGTCTTTAGTCGCCATTTTAGACGCTGACAAAGAAGGCTTCTTACGTTCTGAGCGGTCGTTGATCCAAACTATCGGTCGCGCCGCGCGTAACTTGCAAGGTAAAGCCATTTTATACGGTGATTCGATAACCAAATCGATGAAAAAAGCGATAGATGAAACCGACCGTCGTCGTGCAAAACAACATGCTTACAATGAATCGATTGGTGCCACGCCACAAGCATTGACCAAAAGCATCCAAGACATTATGGAATTGAGTCATGTTGGGACGCGCAAAGGTAAAAAAGCCAGCAATGTCGTTTCGCTATCGAAAGTCGCCGAGCAAGCAGCGGAGTACCAAGCCTTGACGCCCCAACAGCTTGATAAACGCATTACTCAACTTGAAAATGAGATGTACCAACATGCACAAAATTTAGAGTTTGAGCAAGCAGCGCATAAACGCGATGAAATCGAAAAACTCAGGGCGCAGTTTATTACCAATAGTTAA
- the yvcK gene encoding uridine diphosphate-N-acetylglucosamine-binding protein YvcK, which yields MTIHTKNKVVAIGGGHGLGRILAALKDFGHNATGIVATTDNGGSTGRIRQCQGGIAWGDTRNCINQLITEPTTSSMMFEYRFRGAGELNGHNLGNLMLTALGNLSIRPLEAINLIRDMLQVEVNIVPMSEHPADLTALSVSGQWVRGETNVDEMSELLQRLYVEPEVPATDEGIHAIQAADCIILGPGSFLTSIMPPLLLPEIGKAIAECSQAKVVFIDNLDNEYGPAGMMTLEQKLNWCQRACGGRQVDILLGENFSDELKLQYQCVEVNLASPNHEWRHDRKKLQQQIEKIILQ from the coding sequence ATGACTATTCATACCAAAAACAAAGTTGTCGCAATAGGCGGTGGACATGGTTTAGGCCGTATTTTGGCCGCGTTAAAAGATTTTGGCCATAATGCCACCGGTATTGTGGCGACTACCGACAATGGCGGTTCAACCGGACGTATTCGTCAATGCCAAGGCGGTATTGCTTGGGGCGATACGCGTAATTGTATTAATCAGTTGATCACCGAACCGACCACCAGTTCGATGATGTTTGAATATCGTTTTCGAGGAGCGGGAGAGCTTAACGGACACAATTTAGGTAACTTGATGCTGACCGCGCTGGGTAATCTTTCCATTCGTCCATTAGAAGCGATTAATTTGATCCGTGATATGTTGCAAGTCGAAGTCAATATTGTACCGATGTCGGAACACCCAGCAGATCTCACTGCGTTGTCGGTTTCAGGTCAATGGGTGCGGGGGGAAACCAATGTCGATGAAATGTCTGAGTTACTACAACGTTTGTACGTTGAGCCCGAAGTACCGGCTACCGATGAAGGGATCCATGCGATCCAAGCTGCCGACTGTATTATCTTAGGACCTGGCAGTTTTTTAACCAGCATCATGCCGCCATTGTTATTACCCGAAATAGGCAAAGCAATTGCCGAATGTTCACAAGCCAAAGTGGTGTTTATTGATAATCTCGATAATGAATACGGCCCTGCTGGCATGATGACGTTAGAGCAAAAATTAAATTGGTGCCAACGTGCTTGTGGCGGTCGTCAAGTGGATATTTTATTGGGTGAGAACTTTAGTGATGAGTTAAAACTACAATATCAATGTGTTGAAGTAAACTTAGCATCACCTAACCACGAATGGCGACACGACCGTAAAAAACTGCAACAACAAATCGAAAAGATTATTTTGCAGTGA
- the moaA gene encoding GTP 3',8-cyclase MoaA, translated as MTQLVNQYTPQKEGGLSDSPASDSTEFVDNFQRKFYYLRLSITDVCNFKCTYCLPDGYHPTGRKNSSFLDQSEIKRVVNAFADCGTTKVRLTGGEPSLRKDFTDIIASVAETKGINKVATTTNGYRMAKQVDDWKEAGLTHINVSVDSLDPKLFHQITGENKFHDVMNGIERAFEIGYQQVKVNVVLLKQLNGHSLPEFLHWIKTRPIQLRFIELMQTGEMDTLFQQQHQSGVSIRNHLIANGWLLKIKEANDGPAQVFVHPDYLGEIGLIMPYEKGFCETCNRLRVSATGKLHLCLFGDQGVELRDLLEQDQQEGALIERIQGALKTKSVSHFLQDGNTGMTPHLASIGG; from the coding sequence GTGACCCAATTAGTTAATCAATATACTCCTCAAAAAGAGGGGGGTCTTAGTGACTCTCCCGCTTCAGATTCTACGGAATTTGTCGATAACTTTCAGCGTAAGTTTTATTACTTACGTCTGTCGATCACTGACGTGTGTAATTTTAAGTGTACCTATTGTTTGCCCGATGGCTATCATCCAACCGGTCGTAAAAACTCGTCTTTTTTAGATCAATCTGAAATTAAACGTGTAGTCAATGCGTTCGCCGATTGTGGCACCACTAAAGTGCGTTTAACCGGCGGTGAACCAAGTTTACGCAAAGACTTTACCGATATTATTGCCAGTGTTGCCGAAACCAAAGGCATCAATAAAGTCGCCACCACCACTAACGGTTATCGCATGGCCAAACAAGTGGATGACTGGAAAGAGGCAGGATTGACGCACATTAATGTCAGTGTCGATAGTCTAGATCCAAAATTGTTCCACCAGATCACAGGTGAAAATAAATTTCACGATGTGATGAATGGGATTGAGCGCGCCTTTGAAATTGGCTATCAGCAAGTCAAAGTCAATGTAGTGCTGCTCAAACAATTAAATGGCCACTCGCTACCTGAATTCCTCCATTGGATCAAAACCCGACCAATTCAATTGCGCTTTATTGAATTAATGCAAACGGGCGAAATGGATACGCTATTCCAACAGCAGCATCAATCGGGCGTCAGCATCCGCAATCATCTGATCGCCAATGGTTGGTTACTCAAAATCAAAGAAGCGAATGATGGTCCCGCGCAAGTGTTTGTGCACCCTGATTACTTAGGTGAGATTGGGTTGATCATGCCGTACGAAAAAGGCTTCTGTGAAACCTGCAACCGCCTTCGAGTCTCGGCAACCGGTAAATTACACTTATGTTTGTTTGGCGATCAAGGGGTAGAATTGCGCGATCTGCTCGAACAAGATCAACAAGAAGGTGCCTTGATTGAACGCATTCAAGGCGCGCTTAAAACCAAATCAGTCAGTCACTTCTTGCAAGATGGCAATACCGGTATGACACCTCATCTCGCCTCGATCGGCGGCTAA
- the moaC gene encoding cyclic pyranopterin monophosphate synthase MoaC: MEKFTHINASGEANMVDVSAKQETVREARAEAWVSMSAETLQLIVSGDHHKGDVFATARIAGIQAAKKTWDLIPLCHPLLLTKVEVHLQALPETNQVRIESLCKLTGKTGVEMEALTAASVAALTIYDMCKAVQKDMVIGQVRLLEKTGGKSGHFKAE; this comes from the coding sequence GTGGAAAAATTTACACACATTAATGCTTCAGGCGAAGCCAATATGGTCGATGTCTCTGCCAAACAAGAAACGGTCCGTGAAGCACGCGCAGAAGCGTGGGTGAGCATGTCGGCTGAAACGCTGCAATTGATTGTGTCTGGCGATCATCATAAAGGCGATGTGTTTGCTACCGCTCGCATTGCAGGCATCCAAGCGGCGAAAAAAACCTGGGACTTGATCCCGCTGTGTCATCCATTACTGCTGACAAAAGTTGAAGTGCATTTACAAGCTCTACCTGAAACCAATCAAGTGCGCATTGAATCTTTATGCAAGCTGACCGGCAAAACTGGGGTAGAAATGGAAGCATTAACCGCAGCTTCTGTCGCGGCACTGACCATTTACGATATGTGTAAAGCAGTGCAAAAAGACATGGTGATTGGTCAAGTCCGATTACTGGAAAAAACCGGCGGTAAGTCTGGTCATTTCAAAGCAGAATAG
- the moaD gene encoding molybdopterin synthase sulfur carrier subunit: protein MIKVLFFAQTREQIGEEGINVDADNLTADALRDQLCQQGEQWAQALQSGKLLVAVNQDMVPMETLVKSGDEVAFFPPVTGG, encoded by the coding sequence ATGATTAAAGTATTATTTTTTGCTCAAACGCGTGAACAAATTGGCGAAGAGGGCATTAATGTCGATGCCGATAACCTAACCGCCGATGCCTTGCGTGATCAACTTTGCCAACAAGGTGAACAATGGGCGCAAGCGTTGCAATCAGGCAAGTTACTTGTGGCGGTAAACCAAGATATGGTACCAATGGAAACTTTAGTTAAATCGGGCGATGAAGTGGCCTTTTTTCCACCGGTGACCGGAGGTTAA
- the moaE gene encoding molybdopterin synthase catalytic subunit MoaE produces MMDINAFEMVSVPYDDFDVGAEYAQLAQGSQAGAVVTFVGKVRDMNLGDNVTGLSLEHYPGMTERSLISICDQAKQRWPLLNIRVIHRIGDLDLGDQIVFVGVSSVHRVAAFEACEFVMDYLKTKAPFWKKERTTDEVRWLESRDCDAKAAQRWKK; encoded by the coding sequence ATGATGGATATCAACGCATTTGAAATGGTGTCTGTCCCTTATGATGATTTTGATGTTGGCGCAGAATACGCACAACTTGCTCAAGGTTCTCAAGCGGGCGCGGTAGTTACCTTTGTGGGGAAGGTTCGCGATATGAATCTGGGCGATAATGTCACCGGACTCAGTCTAGAGCATTACCCTGGCATGACCGAGCGCTCACTAATTTCTATTTGTGATCAAGCAAAGCAACGTTGGCCATTATTGAATATTCGCGTGATCCATCGTATTGGTGATTTAGATTTAGGCGATCAAATTGTGTTTGTTGGCGTATCGAGCGTGCACCGAGTGGCAGCGTTTGAAGCGTGTGAATTCGTGATGGATTATTTAAAAACCAAAGCACCATTTTGGAAGAAAGAGCGCACCACCGATGAGGTTCGTTGGTTGGAGTCGCGTGATTGTGATGCTAAAGCGGCGCAACGTTGGAAGAAATAA